The proteins below come from a single Osmerus mordax isolate fOsmMor3 chromosome 3, fOsmMor3.pri, whole genome shotgun sequence genomic window:
- the mrtfaa gene encoding myocardin-related transcription factor A isoform X2, whose amino-acid sequence MLDPCLRIDPASFGAPPMSSSMDKRAIRFELERRACQSLREVLQMKLQQRRTREQLVSQGIMPPLKSPAAFHEQRRSLERARTEDYLKRKIRSRPERAELVRMHILEETSAEPSLQAKQLQLKRARLADDLNDKISHRPGPMELIHKNILPVHSSLKQAIIETDFPKVAGESSSFEEDSSDALSPDQLIGQDSPLGAGPLPSPTDTLGGNSNPSPTQFLNQVPPLPPPPPPLPPVSGPAQAMKLTNGTAALAAQRTPPAQTKSHSKSNSDRPPQRPKKAKDTKPKVKKLKYHQYIPPDQKAEREPPPQLDSSYAKILQQQQLFLQLQIINQQQQHYNYHTILPAPPKLSDQQQPPSATPASSTGPTASRTASAPSSTPSNQSAPNRPNVSLAGGAKPTSLPPNLDEMKVAELKAELKMRSLPVSGTKNDLIERLRNYQELNGGSAPAPPAGGAPWPGAASSRTNLSHKQQKPSSSVLHQAAESGTRVTGVPFAATAPHHVMHFGSPGSSPPLSPAPSDRSAAAMSPGDTSYNADTFGEMVSSPLTQLSLQPSPQPPVTIKEETPSTPSSCHFSCLALPKPRPRPGPAGRLAPPLDKDQMLQEKDKQIEELTRMLRQKQRLVETLRCQLEQGKRGGGVGGGGGEAVVLVRVKEEPPDLPIISSSSCPVRPPPPPPPPPLPVEVGKVTIKEEASDPDEAAPESVLTESQRQFRPAPDEAAPKHVQVKPEHVILQSQRRLEELRLQQTALQLGELQAAQQQALQQLLLQQQQNRQNQLENLQNLQRRSQQRKKKSHKQQLKQQQQQQLLLKQTQQQIQTKQSQQSQQLIQLKQQQQSQQQQQLIQLKQQQQSQQLIQLKLQQQPQSKQQQLLQTKQEMHLQQPEQQQLLQSQQISQVFLNQQTGSSSSFPLDLLKTHSTPTLVTDSNGNHFLIALTNHTTENQGSDAPQGKLDNHVKLQTLPSPPTKLPSQSPPLPSSTDTKSKPRSTTSGLGKQPTRKGQKAGLRVSTNNSQGVALSFSAPPNLQPFFLDEDSAPSGKDVPPSPALKEECSDLDQHALFSPPSPDAIKTCPSSPDDKEHGSTQHMDDLFDILIQTGEISATFKPAPDPSLAHLRANTPASSPSSSPLQLHLPPPSPPDPETPPPQAPTEEGHQVPPTTEQEDVSRPGSGRLEDFLESTTGKPLLGVEPGCPLTLIDDLHSQMLSTPSILDHPTSPSPMDTYELGYHPNPPNLDFGEQALDSMDWLDITMGGGGSNAPSLAPLGPPSVFSTDFLDGSDLQLHWDSCL is encoded by the exons ttcTGCAGATGAAGCTACAGCAGAGGCGGACTCGAGAACAGCTCGTCAGTCAGGGGATCATGCCAC CGCTGAAAAGTCCGGCCGCCTTCCACGAACAGAGACGTAGTTTAGAGCGAGCACGG aCTGAAGACTATCTGAAGAGGAAGATCCGAAGTCGGCCTGAGAGGGCGGAGCTGGTCAGGATGCACATCCTGGAAG agaCGTCTGCAGAACCGTCCCTGCAGGCCAAGCAGCTGCAGCTGAAGAGAGCCCGTCTGGCAGACGACCTCAACGATAAGATCTCCCACCGGCCGGGTCCCATGGAGCTGATCCACAAGAACATCCTGCCTGTCCACAGCAGTCTCAAGCAGGCCATCATAG AGACGGACTTCCCTAAGGTGGCGGGGGAGAGCTCGTCATTTGAGGAGGACAGCAGTGACGCTCTGTCTCCTGATCAGCTCATTGGCCAGGATTCTCCGCTGGGGGCGGGCCCTCTACCCTCCCCGACCGACACCCTGGGAGGAAACAGTAACCCCTCCCCCACGCAG TTTCTCAACCAGGtgccaccccttcctcctcctcctcctcctcttcctccggtcTCTGGCCCCGCCCAGGCCATGAAGTTGACCAATGGGACTGCTGCTCTCGCAGCTCAAAGGACCCCACCAGCTCAGACAAAG TCCCACTCCAAGTCGAACTCCGACCGCCCCCCCCAGCGCCCTAAGAAGGCTAAGGACACCAAGCCCAAGGTGAAGAAGCTCAAGTACCACCAGTACATCCCCCCGGACCAGAAGGCCGAGCGGGAGCCGCCCCCCCAGCTGGACTCGTCCTACGCCAAgatcctgcagcagcagcagctcttcCTGCAGCTGCAGATCAtcaaccagcagcagcagcactacaactaccacaccatccTGCCCGCTCCACCCAA ACTGTCAGATCAACAGCAGCCTCCCTCTGccacccccgcctcctccactGGCCCCACCGCCTCTCGCACTGCCTCCGCCCCCTCATCAACCCCGTCCAATCAGAGTGCTCCAAACCGTCCAAATGTCTCTCTCGCAGGCGGGGCCAAGCCAACGTCTTTACCTCCAAACCTGGATGAAATGAAG gtggCGGAGCTGAAGGCGGAGCTGAAGATGAGGAGCCTGCCGGTCTCAGGCACCAAGAACGACCTCATCGAGCGCCTCAGGAACTACCAGGAGCTGAACGGAGGCAGTGCTCCGGCgccaccagcagggggagccccGTGGCCAGGGGCCGCCTCGTCCAGAACCAACCTGTCTCACAAGCAACAGAAGCCGTCCTCCTCCGTCCTGCACCAGGCGGCAGAGAGCGGCACCCGGGTAACAGGCGTCCCGTTCGCCGCCACGGCGCCCCATCACGTGATGCACTTTGGCAGCCccggctcctcccccccactgTCCCCCGCGCCCTCCGACCGCTCGGCCGCCGCCATGAGCCCAGGCGACACCAGCTATAACGCGGACACCTTCGGGGAGATG GTGAGTTCCCCCCTCACTCagctcagcctccagccctccccccagccccccgtcACCATCAAGGAAgagaccccctccaccccctcctcctgccactTCTCCTGCCTCGCCCTGCCCaagccccggccccggcccggCCCCGCGGGCAGACTGGCGCCCCCTCTCGACAAGGACCAGATGCTGCAGGAGAAGGACAAGCAGATCGAGGAGCTGACTCGCATGCTGAGGCAGAagcagaggctggtggagacCCTGCGCTGCCAGCTGgagcaggggaagagaggaggcggagtagggggaggaggaggggaggccgtGGTCCTGGTCCGTGTGAAAGAGGAGCCGCCAGACCTCCCcatcatctcttcctcctcctgccccgtcCGTCCCccgcctccgccccctcccccgccgcTCCCCGTGGAGGTCGGAAAGGTCACCATCAAGGAGGAAGCCAGCGACCCGGACGAGGCCGCCCCCGAGTCCGTGCTGACGGAGAGCCAGAGGCAGTTCCGCCCCGCGCCCGACGAGGCAGCCCCCAAGCACGTGCAGGTGAAGCCGGAGCACGTGATCCTGCAGAGCCAGAGGCGGCTGGAGGAGCTGCGTCTGCAGCAGACGGCGCTGCAGCTCGGTGAGCTGCAGGCCGCCCAGCAGCAGGCcctgcagcagctgctgctgcagcagcagcagaaccgGCAGAACCAGCTGGAGAACCTGCAGAACCTCCAGAGGCGCTCTcagcagaggaagaagaagtcCCACAAACAGCAGctcaaacagcagcagcagcaacaactgcTGCTCAAGCAGACCCAGCAACAGATACAGACAAAGCAGTCCCAACAGTCCCAACAGCTAATACAGCTGAAGCAGCAGCAACAGtcgcaacaacagcaacagctaATACAGCTGAAGCAGCAGCAACAGTCGCAACAGCTTATACAGCTGAAGCTGCAGCAACAGCCACAGTCGAAGCAGCAACAGTTGTTGCAGACTAAACAGGAGATGCACTTACAGCAGccagaacaacaacaactgctCCAGTCACAACAG ATATCCCAGGTGTTCCTAAACCAGCAGACTGGGAGCAGCTCTTCCTTCCCTCTAGACCTCCTCAAGACACACTCCACCCCAACCCTGGTGACCGACAGCAACGGCAACCACTTCCTCATTGCACTGACCAATCACACCACTGAGAACCAAGGAAGTGACGCCCCTCAGGGGAAGCTGGACAATCATGTCAAGTTGCAG ACACTACCGTCCCCTCCCACCAAGCTGCCTAGCCAATCCCCTCCTCTGCCGTCGAGCACTGACACCAAATCAAAACCGAGGAGCACCACATCAGGCCTTGGGAAACAGCCAACCAGAAAg GGACAGAAGGCGGGGCTTCGGGTGTCGACCAACAACTCGCAAGGGGTGGCTCTCTCGTTCTCCGCCCCGCCCAATCTCCAGCCTTTCTTCCTGGATGAGGACTCAGCCCCCTCAGGGAAAGATGTCCCGCCTTCGCCAGCTCTGAAG GAGGAGTGTTCTGATCTGGACCAGCATGCCCTcttcagccccccctcccctgacgCCATCAagacctgcccctcctctccggATGACAAG GAGCATGGCTCCACCCAGCACATGGACGACCTGTTCGACATCCTCATCCAGACGGGAG AAATCTCCGCCACTTTCAAGCCGGCGCCGGACCCCTCTCTGGCCCACCTCCGGGCCAACACTCcggcctcctccccttcctcctcccccctgcagctccatctccctcccccctccccccccgaccCGGAGACCCCCCCGCCACAGGCCCCGACGGAGGAGGGGCACCAGGTGCCACCCACCACAGAGCAAGAAGACGTTAGCCGCCCAGGAAGCGGACGTCTGGAGGACTTCCTGGAGAGCACGACCGGCAAGCCCCTTCTAGGGGTGGAGCCTGGCTGCCCTTTGACCTTGATTGACGACCTCCACAGCCAAATGTTGAGCACCCCCAGCATCTTGGACCACccgacctccccctcccctatgGACACCTATGAGCTGGGctaccaccccaacccccccaacctGGACTTTGGAGAGCAGGCCCTGGACAGCATGGACTGGCTGGACATCAccatgggaggagggggcagcaaTGCCCCCAGCTTGGCCCCTCTTGGGCCCCCCAGTGTCTTCTCCACAGACTTCCTGGATGGCTCCGACCTGCAGCTCCACTGGGACTCCTGCTTATAg
- the mrtfaa gene encoding myocardin-related transcription factor A isoform X3, protein MKLQQRRTREQLVSQGIMPPLKSPAAFHEQRRSLERARTEDYLKRKIRSRPERAELVRMHILEETSAEPSLQAKQLQLKRARLADDLNDKISHRPGPMELIHKNILPVHSSLKQAIIETDFPKVAGESSSFEEDSSDALSPDQLIGQDSPLGAGPLPSPTDTLGGNSNPSPTQFLNQVPPLPPPPPPLPPVSGPAQAMKLTNGTAALAAQRTPPAQTKSHSKSNSDRPPQRPKKAKDTKPKVKKLKYHQYIPPDQKAEREPPPQLDSSYAKILQQQQLFLQLQIINQQQQHYNYHTILPAPPKLSDQQQPPSATPASSTGPTASRTASAPSSTPSNQSAPNRPNVSLAGGAKPTSLPPNLDEMKVAELKAELKMRSLPVSGTKNDLIERLRNYQELNGGSAPAPPAGGAPWPGAASSRTNLSHKQQKPSSSVLHQAAESGTRVTGVPFAATAPHHVMHFGSPGSSPPLSPAPSDRSAAAMSPGDTSYNADTFGEMVSSPLTQLSLQPSPQPPVTIKEETPSTPSSCHFSCLALPKPRPRPGPAGRLAPPLDKDQMLQEKDKQIEELTRMLRQKQRLVETLRCQLEQGKRGGGVGGGGGEAVVLVRVKEEPPDLPIISSSSCPVRPPPPPPPPPLPVEVGKVTIKEEASDPDEAAPESVLTESQRQFRPAPDEAAPKHVQVKPEHVILQSQRRLEELRLQQTALQLGELQAAQQQALQQLLLQQQQNRQNQLENLQNLQRRSQQRKKKSHKQQLKQQQQQQLLLKQTQQQIQTKQSQQSQQLIQLKQQQQSQQQQQLIQLKQQQQSQQLIQLKLQQQPQSKQQQLLQTKQEMHLQQPEQQQLLQSQQISQVFLNQQTGSSSSFPLDLLKTHSTPTLVTDSNGNHFLIALTNHTTENQGSDAPQGKLDNHVKLQTLPSPPTKLPSQSPPLPSSTDTKSKPRSTTSGLGKQPTRKGQKAGLRVSTNNSQGVALSFSAPPNLQPFFLDEDSAPSGKDVPPSPALKEECSDLDQHALFSPPSPDAIKTCPSSPDDKEHGSTQHMDDLFDILIQTGEISATFKPAPDPSLAHLRANTPASSPSSSPLQLHLPPPSPPDPETPPPQAPTEEGHQVPPTTEQEDVSRPGSGRLEDFLESTTGKPLLGVEPGCPLTLIDDLHSQMLSTPSILDHPTSPSPMDTYELGYHPNPPNLDFGEQALDSMDWLDITMGGGGSNAPSLAPLGPPSVFSTDFLDGSDLQLHWDSCL, encoded by the exons ATGAAGCTACAGCAGAGGCGGACTCGAGAACAGCTCGTCAGTCAGGGGATCATGCCAC CGCTGAAAAGTCCGGCCGCCTTCCACGAACAGAGACGTAGTTTAGAGCGAGCACGG aCTGAAGACTATCTGAAGAGGAAGATCCGAAGTCGGCCTGAGAGGGCGGAGCTGGTCAGGATGCACATCCTGGAAG agaCGTCTGCAGAACCGTCCCTGCAGGCCAAGCAGCTGCAGCTGAAGAGAGCCCGTCTGGCAGACGACCTCAACGATAAGATCTCCCACCGGCCGGGTCCCATGGAGCTGATCCACAAGAACATCCTGCCTGTCCACAGCAGTCTCAAGCAGGCCATCATAG AGACGGACTTCCCTAAGGTGGCGGGGGAGAGCTCGTCATTTGAGGAGGACAGCAGTGACGCTCTGTCTCCTGATCAGCTCATTGGCCAGGATTCTCCGCTGGGGGCGGGCCCTCTACCCTCCCCGACCGACACCCTGGGAGGAAACAGTAACCCCTCCCCCACGCAG TTTCTCAACCAGGtgccaccccttcctcctcctcctcctcctcttcctccggtcTCTGGCCCCGCCCAGGCCATGAAGTTGACCAATGGGACTGCTGCTCTCGCAGCTCAAAGGACCCCACCAGCTCAGACAAAG TCCCACTCCAAGTCGAACTCCGACCGCCCCCCCCAGCGCCCTAAGAAGGCTAAGGACACCAAGCCCAAGGTGAAGAAGCTCAAGTACCACCAGTACATCCCCCCGGACCAGAAGGCCGAGCGGGAGCCGCCCCCCCAGCTGGACTCGTCCTACGCCAAgatcctgcagcagcagcagctcttcCTGCAGCTGCAGATCAtcaaccagcagcagcagcactacaactaccacaccatccTGCCCGCTCCACCCAA ACTGTCAGATCAACAGCAGCCTCCCTCTGccacccccgcctcctccactGGCCCCACCGCCTCTCGCACTGCCTCCGCCCCCTCATCAACCCCGTCCAATCAGAGTGCTCCAAACCGTCCAAATGTCTCTCTCGCAGGCGGGGCCAAGCCAACGTCTTTACCTCCAAACCTGGATGAAATGAAG gtggCGGAGCTGAAGGCGGAGCTGAAGATGAGGAGCCTGCCGGTCTCAGGCACCAAGAACGACCTCATCGAGCGCCTCAGGAACTACCAGGAGCTGAACGGAGGCAGTGCTCCGGCgccaccagcagggggagccccGTGGCCAGGGGCCGCCTCGTCCAGAACCAACCTGTCTCACAAGCAACAGAAGCCGTCCTCCTCCGTCCTGCACCAGGCGGCAGAGAGCGGCACCCGGGTAACAGGCGTCCCGTTCGCCGCCACGGCGCCCCATCACGTGATGCACTTTGGCAGCCccggctcctcccccccactgTCCCCCGCGCCCTCCGACCGCTCGGCCGCCGCCATGAGCCCAGGCGACACCAGCTATAACGCGGACACCTTCGGGGAGATG GTGAGTTCCCCCCTCACTCagctcagcctccagccctccccccagccccccgtcACCATCAAGGAAgagaccccctccaccccctcctcctgccactTCTCCTGCCTCGCCCTGCCCaagccccggccccggcccggCCCCGCGGGCAGACTGGCGCCCCCTCTCGACAAGGACCAGATGCTGCAGGAGAAGGACAAGCAGATCGAGGAGCTGACTCGCATGCTGAGGCAGAagcagaggctggtggagacCCTGCGCTGCCAGCTGgagcaggggaagagaggaggcggagtagggggaggaggaggggaggccgtGGTCCTGGTCCGTGTGAAAGAGGAGCCGCCAGACCTCCCcatcatctcttcctcctcctgccccgtcCGTCCCccgcctccgccccctcccccgccgcTCCCCGTGGAGGTCGGAAAGGTCACCATCAAGGAGGAAGCCAGCGACCCGGACGAGGCCGCCCCCGAGTCCGTGCTGACGGAGAGCCAGAGGCAGTTCCGCCCCGCGCCCGACGAGGCAGCCCCCAAGCACGTGCAGGTGAAGCCGGAGCACGTGATCCTGCAGAGCCAGAGGCGGCTGGAGGAGCTGCGTCTGCAGCAGACGGCGCTGCAGCTCGGTGAGCTGCAGGCCGCCCAGCAGCAGGCcctgcagcagctgctgctgcagcagcagcagaaccgGCAGAACCAGCTGGAGAACCTGCAGAACCTCCAGAGGCGCTCTcagcagaggaagaagaagtcCCACAAACAGCAGctcaaacagcagcagcagcaacaactgcTGCTCAAGCAGACCCAGCAACAGATACAGACAAAGCAGTCCCAACAGTCCCAACAGCTAATACAGCTGAAGCAGCAGCAACAGtcgcaacaacagcaacagctaATACAGCTGAAGCAGCAGCAACAGTCGCAACAGCTTATACAGCTGAAGCTGCAGCAACAGCCACAGTCGAAGCAGCAACAGTTGTTGCAGACTAAACAGGAGATGCACTTACAGCAGccagaacaacaacaactgctCCAGTCACAACAG ATATCCCAGGTGTTCCTAAACCAGCAGACTGGGAGCAGCTCTTCCTTCCCTCTAGACCTCCTCAAGACACACTCCACCCCAACCCTGGTGACCGACAGCAACGGCAACCACTTCCTCATTGCACTGACCAATCACACCACTGAGAACCAAGGAAGTGACGCCCCTCAGGGGAAGCTGGACAATCATGTCAAGTTGCAG ACACTACCGTCCCCTCCCACCAAGCTGCCTAGCCAATCCCCTCCTCTGCCGTCGAGCACTGACACCAAATCAAAACCGAGGAGCACCACATCAGGCCTTGGGAAACAGCCAACCAGAAAg GGACAGAAGGCGGGGCTTCGGGTGTCGACCAACAACTCGCAAGGGGTGGCTCTCTCGTTCTCCGCCCCGCCCAATCTCCAGCCTTTCTTCCTGGATGAGGACTCAGCCCCCTCAGGGAAAGATGTCCCGCCTTCGCCAGCTCTGAAG GAGGAGTGTTCTGATCTGGACCAGCATGCCCTcttcagccccccctcccctgacgCCATCAagacctgcccctcctctccggATGACAAG GAGCATGGCTCCACCCAGCACATGGACGACCTGTTCGACATCCTCATCCAGACGGGAG AAATCTCCGCCACTTTCAAGCCGGCGCCGGACCCCTCTCTGGCCCACCTCCGGGCCAACACTCcggcctcctccccttcctcctcccccctgcagctccatctccctcccccctccccccccgaccCGGAGACCCCCCCGCCACAGGCCCCGACGGAGGAGGGGCACCAGGTGCCACCCACCACAGAGCAAGAAGACGTTAGCCGCCCAGGAAGCGGACGTCTGGAGGACTTCCTGGAGAGCACGACCGGCAAGCCCCTTCTAGGGGTGGAGCCTGGCTGCCCTTTGACCTTGATTGACGACCTCCACAGCCAAATGTTGAGCACCCCCAGCATCTTGGACCACccgacctccccctcccctatgGACACCTATGAGCTGGGctaccaccccaacccccccaacctGGACTTTGGAGAGCAGGCCCTGGACAGCATGGACTGGCTGGACATCAccatgggaggagggggcagcaaTGCCCCCAGCTTGGCCCCTCTTGGGCCCCCCAGTGTCTTCTCCACAGACTTCCTGGATGGCTCCGACCTGCAGCTCCACTGGGACTCCTGCTTATAg